One genomic segment of Cerasicoccus sp. TK19100 includes these proteins:
- a CDS encoding tyrosine-type recombinase/integrase, protein MNYAPNAMSVVDRHGWRKYLTHSELLRFIDAALRQPPERRLFALMLVLTGCRISEALALTTHSFDLEAGFVIIRTLKQRRRKKRSWLFQLVQFFQWVWPWTKKKKSPPKPPVYRYRWVCLHTSYLQSLQKFFDLGNANATHERLWAVDRKTAYRWIKEIMTEADISGPHAHPHAIRHTFAMIHSDEFKTPQSLLQRLMGHADSKTTEIYQQLHGQEELKYMEAMWMKLKIDKRRNFHL, encoded by the coding sequence ATGAACTATGCCCCCAATGCGATGTCCGTGGTGGATCGCCACGGATGGCGCAAGTATCTCACACACAGCGAGCTCTTGCGTTTTATCGACGCCGCATTGCGGCAGCCGCCAGAGCGACGCTTGTTCGCTCTGATGCTCGTTCTAACGGGTTGCCGCATTTCAGAAGCATTAGCCCTGACAACCCACAGTTTTGACCTGGAGGCGGGTTTCGTCATCATTCGCACCTTGAAGCAGAGGCGACGCAAAAAGCGTTCCTGGCTCTTTCAACTCGTGCAATTCTTTCAATGGGTCTGGCCGTGGACTAAGAAGAAAAAATCACCCCCAAAACCACCGGTCTATCGCTACCGTTGGGTGTGTCTCCATACCTCATACTTACAATCCTTGCAAAAGTTCTTTGACCTGGGCAATGCCAACGCCACCCATGAAAGGCTCTGGGCAGTTGATCGTAAAACTGCGTATCGCTGGATCAAAGAGATTATGACCGAGGCAGACATATCCGGTCCGCACGCCCATCCCCACGCAATACGCCATACCTTTGCGATGATTCATTCCGATGAATTCAAGACGCCGCAATCCCTACTACAGCGCCTCATGGGCCATGCGGATTCCAAAACAACAGAAATCTATCAGCAGCTTCATGGGCAGGAGGAATTGAAGTATATGGAGGCAATGTGGATGAAATTAAAAATCGACAAGAGGCGCAATTTTCACTTGTGA
- a CDS encoding PIN domain-containing protein: protein MNGKSRIIQKAKAGDNATTVQVAGDYNVGTEFIDSHIRSELKSIINARFFSEYDGTAKVRTLGKRICNGDLAHGSGSVRCLALAWCSRILYISDVELAKEFLDSAKEAGSCLELQMAEAFLLVQDDQKPQALKLLSKLDTPAARTAALMIVAQKDSARNAINWASEAGIGSGELDSEGRFFLLQLLLREQEWDSAFSHLDNLVQQDYVEAPILHHMTAITRLLGTVPVELRYIVLDQIPLNSSQVPLADNDDAIQARREARKEFIKAKEVALAYDCSETARREEQYALWLELLDRETKLEGLKRLDRGIRSSAYTLHLVPLALDYGIDLNLDDIDRKISQQVALRGGPSMETSMARIYVGLRQTTPKKAHEFLDEHFNELKEYLNPLWLQSLQVEMLARSGMPKEAETKLRSLASDGIQETEVQRLRKIISESGDADPIDSIREKYNQTGSLPALQELVEELCNRGDWGELPKFAETLYVKTRNLYHAEIFVKSLSQNQTYKGIIDFLSDKEDFVGQSQALQINRAWALFYEGEFVLAKEALSSMECGLGDPNYRGLSINLSIFTGEWESLLSIVDHERNNSGDRSARELLQIAQLAVHVNAPESHVRDLVHSAVQKADGDPSIYASAYFLTSRAGWDENNETSDWMRRAVELSDENGPIKQATLKDVLDMRPGWETRVSAVSDHLKSGEMPMFLAGDMLNRSLLGMMLLPALLNMDQVDPRRRVLIPAFSGNRNLPPLSLGGKLICLDATAIITLGYLDFLGQFLDSVDQILIPHATLSWLFEEKQKVEFHQPARVRDAHKLRDLVSRGKLEKFNPSTKPESDLADQVGDELASFIAEAQSGHESDDRQHLVVKPGPVHQIGSLREEEVDLSDYSQVLCSCLSLVEKLNDKAQLTKTEFEKAKTYLSMQEMPWPNQPAINDGAVIYLDDLAINYLMHLGFLDKLHKAGLQAIVSPDEYNESNALIGHEGVSNQIISIIEKLRSLLSSGIRSGKIITGKSRSPNSELLNSVPDHPSVDVIALAQKCDIVISDDRFYNKHQSMRDGQKPICTTLDVLSALTLADRLDPNVALDSKIKLLRSGYAFIALSEDELAQQLESCSIREGRVVESIELKAIRESLLCLRMGGYLKVPEESHWLINNFCVFVNVLKRQWLGNPDESISIARSDWLFAQLDARGWAGHFKDHNGPYYLREGGLGYILMLMHAPHDASPEAKLAYQNWITDRILVPYKEQFPDSYDWIVKHEKELFINLPMDDNLEGMSVESES from the coding sequence ATGAACGGAAAAAGTAGAATCATCCAAAAAGCTAAGGCAGGGGATAATGCCACAACTGTCCAGGTGGCAGGTGATTACAATGTTGGCACCGAGTTTATTGATAGCCACATACGATCCGAGCTTAAATCGATTATTAATGCCCGATTTTTTTCGGAATACGATGGGACTGCGAAGGTAAGGACTCTTGGAAAGAGAATTTGCAACGGTGATTTAGCGCACGGTAGTGGTTCGGTCCGATGTTTGGCTTTGGCGTGGTGCTCAAGAATTCTCTACATCTCGGATGTTGAGCTAGCTAAAGAATTTTTAGATTCTGCTAAGGAAGCTGGTTCGTGCCTTGAACTGCAAATGGCAGAGGCTTTCCTGTTGGTCCAGGACGATCAAAAGCCACAAGCTCTTAAATTACTAAGTAAGTTGGATACGCCCGCAGCGCGGACAGCTGCGCTTATGATCGTTGCACAAAAAGATAGCGCTCGGAATGCAATCAATTGGGCAAGTGAAGCAGGAATTGGATCAGGAGAATTAGATAGCGAAGGTAGGTTTTTTCTTCTTCAACTACTATTGCGCGAGCAGGAATGGGATAGCGCTTTTAGTCATTTGGATAACCTGGTGCAGCAAGATTATGTAGAAGCCCCAATTCTGCATCATATGACTGCGATCACGCGTCTATTGGGCACGGTTCCGGTGGAATTAAGATATATTGTTTTAGATCAAATTCCACTGAATTCCTCTCAAGTTCCTCTTGCCGATAATGATGATGCAATCCAAGCTCGCAGAGAAGCCCGTAAGGAATTCATTAAGGCAAAGGAGGTAGCGCTAGCATACGATTGTTCTGAGACTGCTCGCAGGGAGGAGCAGTATGCGTTATGGCTCGAATTGCTAGATCGCGAAACAAAGCTGGAAGGCTTAAAGCGGCTAGATAGGGGAATACGAAGTTCAGCATATACGCTTCACCTTGTGCCTCTCGCATTGGATTATGGCATAGACTTGAATTTAGATGATATAGACCGCAAGATTTCGCAGCAAGTTGCCTTACGAGGTGGACCGTCAATGGAAACCAGTATGGCTCGCATTTACGTTGGATTGAGACAAACGACTCCAAAGAAAGCACATGAGTTTTTAGATGAGCATTTCAACGAGTTGAAAGAATACTTAAATCCTCTTTGGCTTCAGTCTCTCCAAGTCGAAATGCTGGCAAGGTCAGGAATGCCCAAGGAGGCAGAAACGAAGTTAAGAAGTTTAGCCTCGGATGGAATTCAAGAAACTGAGGTGCAACGACTCAGAAAAATCATTTCTGAATCAGGAGATGCCGATCCAATTGACTCTATTAGAGAGAAATACAATCAAACTGGATCATTGCCTGCTTTGCAGGAACTGGTAGAGGAATTGTGCAATAGGGGAGATTGGGGTGAGCTACCAAAATTTGCAGAAACACTGTATGTAAAAACTCGCAATTTGTATCATGCAGAAATTTTTGTGAAATCCCTGAGCCAGAACCAAACGTATAAAGGTATCATTGATTTTCTGAGCGACAAAGAAGACTTCGTTGGACAGTCTCAGGCTTTACAGATCAACCGCGCATGGGCGCTATTTTATGAAGGTGAGTTCGTTTTGGCGAAGGAAGCACTCAGCAGCATGGAATGTGGGTTAGGTGACCCCAATTATCGAGGACTTTCAATTAATTTGAGCATTTTCACTGGTGAATGGGAATCCTTGCTATCCATAGTGGACCATGAAAGGAATAATTCTGGGGATCGAAGCGCTCGAGAATTGCTACAGATTGCTCAACTTGCTGTTCATGTTAATGCTCCTGAATCACATGTCCGAGATTTAGTTCATTCAGCTGTTCAAAAGGCTGATGGAGATCCTTCGATATATGCAAGTGCGTATTTTCTAACAAGTCGGGCAGGTTGGGATGAAAATAATGAGACTTCAGATTGGATGAGACGGGCTGTAGAGCTTTCTGATGAGAATGGCCCGATTAAGCAAGCAACTTTGAAAGATGTTTTGGATATGCGCCCTGGCTGGGAAACGAGAGTGTCAGCGGTATCAGATCACCTCAAGAGCGGCGAAATGCCCATGTTTCTGGCTGGTGACATGCTTAATCGCAGCCTATTAGGTATGATGTTATTGCCCGCTCTGCTGAATATGGACCAGGTGGACCCAAGGCGTAGGGTTTTAATACCAGCATTTAGCGGAAATAGAAACTTACCCCCATTGAGCTTAGGAGGGAAACTAATCTGCCTGGATGCAACCGCTATAATAACATTGGGTTATCTTGATTTTCTGGGCCAATTTCTAGATTCAGTGGATCAAATCCTTATTCCTCATGCAACTCTCTCTTGGTTATTCGAAGAGAAGCAGAAGGTGGAGTTTCATCAGCCTGCACGTGTTCGGGATGCCCATAAATTACGCGACTTAGTTTCTAGAGGTAAATTAGAAAAATTTAATCCCAGCACTAAGCCAGAAAGCGACTTAGCCGATCAGGTCGGCGACGAATTGGCTTCATTTATCGCAGAAGCCCAATCTGGGCATGAGTCTGATGACAGGCAGCATCTTGTTGTAAAGCCGGGGCCAGTCCATCAAATTGGTTCTTTGCGTGAGGAAGAAGTCGACTTGAGCGATTATTCTCAAGTTCTATGTAGTTGTTTAAGTTTGGTTGAGAAGCTCAATGACAAAGCGCAGTTAACCAAAACGGAATTTGAGAAAGCAAAAACATATTTGAGTATGCAGGAAATGCCTTGGCCTAACCAGCCAGCAATAAATGATGGCGCAGTAATCTATTTAGATGATTTAGCTATCAATTACCTTATGCATCTTGGTTTTTTGGATAAGTTACATAAGGCCGGTCTCCAAGCAATAGTTTCACCGGACGAGTATAATGAATCAAATGCGTTAATAGGGCATGAGGGGGTATCGAATCAAATAATTTCTATAATTGAGAAGCTAAGATCGCTTTTATCCTCAGGTATTCGAAGCGGAAAAATTATAACCGGTAAATCTCGATCACCGAATAGTGAGTTGTTAAATTCTGTCCCTGACCACCCATCGGTAGATGTTATCGCTCTTGCTCAGAAATGCGACATCGTGATTTCTGATGATAGGTTTTATAATAAGCATCAGAGCATGAGAGACGGCCAGAAACCAATCTGCACAACTTTGGATGTTTTAAGCGCTTTAACGTTGGCAGATCGTCTTGATCCCAATGTCGCTTTGGATAGTAAGATAAAATTGTTGAGGTCGGGCTACGCCTTTATCGCTCTTTCTGAAGACGAATTAGCGCAGCAATTGGAGTCTTGCTCGATCAGGGAAGGAAGGGTTGTTGAATCGATTGAGCTCAAAGCGATTAGGGAGAGCCTTTTGTGTTTGAGAATGGGTGGCTATCTCAAGGTTCCCGAAGAGTCACATTGGCTAATAAATAATTTCTGTGTATTTGTTAATGTCTTAAAGCGGCAGTGGCTTGGAAATCCTGACGAGAGCATATCGATTGCCCGATCCGATTGGTTGTTCGCACAGTTGGATGCGAGGGGATGGGCTGGTCACTTTAAGGATCATAATGGTCCGTATTATTTGAGAGAAGGAGGCCTGGGCTACATCTTAATGCTGATGCATGCTCCACATGATGCTTCCCCGGAAGCAAAGCTGGCCTATCAGAACTGGATTACTGATAGAATATTGGTCCCATATAAGGAGCAATTTCCAGATTCATACGATTGGATTGTTAAACATGAAAAAGAGCTCTTTATTAATTTGCCCATGGACGATAATTTAGAGGGGATGTCGGTTGAAAGCGAATCATAA
- a CDS encoding helix-turn-helix domain-containing protein produces the protein MMSKVKQGPNPIDVHVGGRLRQLRNYKGLTQEQLANSADITFQQVQKYENGRNRLSASRLVLFAQALDVHPMYFFEGIGGIDISLPTSSKKIYQEKDTPDAKSKEEMQVLRLFRASPEHVQAAVLGLLMDMVKALTPKESEEGEHGQT, from the coding sequence ATGATGTCAAAAGTAAAACAAGGGCCAAACCCCATTGATGTTCATGTAGGGGGACGTTTACGTCAGTTACGCAACTACAAGGGGCTGACACAGGAGCAACTTGCCAACAGTGCCGACATCACCTTCCAACAAGTTCAGAAATACGAGAACGGACGCAATCGCCTGAGTGCGAGCCGATTAGTCTTGTTTGCCCAAGCCTTGGATGTTCACCCGATGTATTTTTTTGAGGGAATTGGAGGCATTGACATATCTCTTCCGACCAGCAGCAAAAAAATCTATCAGGAGAAAGATACGCCAGATGCAAAATCGAAAGAAGAGATGCAGGTATTACGCTTATTCCGAGCAAGCCCAGAGCATGTTCAAGCTGCTGTCCTCGGGCTGTTAATGGATATGGTGAAGGCTTTAACTCCAAAGGAATCTGAGGAAGGCGAGCATGGCCAGACGTAA
- a CDS encoding helix-turn-helix domain-containing protein, translating to MSLTPKQLKAARAWMGWSLDDLVSRSGVNKNSIYRYENSRSDLSHDNKAKILGTFEAHRIKFTDNGLQEVTHTVQSLEGDDAYARLLDEIYSQTAKGNEVLFFYGKDSVTPPECIEREKRLRDKGVKFRFLVEEGDTYLRYPLEEYRYIAKEHYSHAPFLVFGEFTAFSNKEGNEIQIAWLPHLTAALTGLFNASWEHGSMPTQSTAESRYA from the coding sequence GTGTCATTGACCCCAAAGCAATTGAAAGCAGCCCGCGCCTGGATGGGATGGTCGCTCGATGACCTGGTTTCCCGCTCTGGCGTCAATAAGAACTCGATCTACAGGTATGAAAACAGTCGCTCTGATTTGAGCCATGACAACAAGGCGAAGATCCTCGGCACCTTTGAGGCTCACCGCATCAAATTCACTGATAACGGCCTTCAGGAAGTCACGCACACGGTGCAGTCGTTGGAAGGAGACGACGCTTATGCCCGTTTGCTTGATGAAATCTACTCCCAGACGGCCAAAGGGAACGAAGTGCTGTTTTTCTATGGAAAGGATTCCGTCACACCGCCTGAATGCATTGAACGGGAAAAGCGGCTCAGGGACAAAGGCGTTAAATTCCGCTTTCTGGTCGAAGAGGGTGATACCTATCTTAGATACCCCCTTGAGGAGTATCGCTACATTGCAAAAGAGCATTACTCCCATGCTCCGTTTCTTGTCTTTGGTGAATTTACAGCCTTTTCCAATAAAGAGGGAAATGAAATTCAAATTGCTTGGTTGCCCCACCTGACGGCGGCTTTGACGGGACTATTTAACGCCTCATGGGAGCATGGTTCCATGCCCACCCAATCGACCGCGGAGTCGCGGTATGCTTAG
- a CDS encoding DUF6082 family protein, translated as MTLDWLASNLEGVAATLGFPLILWQLWRNHRQRQFEAGMNIYAVNRELVQMAMHDPELMKVLTGESSADMPKERHYAQLWLNHMEIIHHGGRKGFLSRSSWQSLQQDIRESLNRPNIRRHWDEKADYYPAEFRNFINTDKP; from the coding sequence ATGACGTTGGATTGGTTAGCTTCAAATCTTGAAGGCGTTGCGGCGACACTAGGATTCCCGCTCATTCTGTGGCAACTATGGCGGAATCACCGTCAGCGTCAGTTTGAGGCTGGTATGAACATCTATGCTGTCAACCGTGAGCTGGTCCAAATGGCCATGCATGACCCAGAGCTGATGAAGGTGCTCACCGGTGAGTCCTCTGCTGATATGCCTAAGGAACGTCACTATGCTCAACTATGGCTAAACCATATGGAAATTATCCATCACGGTGGACGAAAGGGCTTTCTTTCGCGATCAAGCTGGCAATCCCTTCAGCAAGATATCCGGGAATCCCTGAATCGTCCCAATATTCGGCGTCATTGGGACGAGAAGGCAGATTACTATCCGGCGGAATTTCGGAATTTTATCAACACTGACAAGCCCTAG
- a CDS encoding ribbon-helix-helix domain-containing protein, whose amino-acid sequence MAKKKTAKKAKRATPSKTKRAPGKTQISISLPIDLIEKVDKLAAAQNRNRSNFIATALENLTNE is encoded by the coding sequence ATGGCTAAAAAGAAAACCGCGAAAAAGGCCAAAAGAGCCACACCCTCCAAGACCAAACGCGCCCCCGGTAAAACACAAATTTCCATCAGCTTGCCCATAGACCTGATTGAGAAGGTGGACAAGCTCGCTGCAGCACAAAACCGCAATCGCTCCAATTTCATTGCGACGGCCCTGGAAAACCTGACCAACGAATAG
- a CDS encoding PEP-CTERM sorting domain-containing protein (PEP-CTERM proteins occur, often in large numbers, in the proteomes of bacteria that also encode an exosortase, a predicted intramembrane cysteine proteinase. The presence of a PEP-CTERM domain at a protein's C-terminus predicts cleavage within the sorting domain, followed by covalent anchoring to some some component of the (usually Gram-negative) cell surface. Many PEP-CTERM proteins exhibit an unusual sequence composition that includes large numbers of potential glycosylation sites. Expression of one such protein has been shown restore the ability of a bacterium to form floc, a type of biofilm.), translated as MQFSRIRWVGHLSAIALTATLAPTASGALFSFVYDLQPTDGITAPNTNGFNPETGELFNLIDFNTGLPVEGVTGALLGPIASAHAPEIIDPLNDDVAGVLIPAAFPSPFNAALLVFDGGPLSPTNGGNGTLTEISITFKDAGEPITFQEIDIFVYGPGNTLLASMENIELADEDIVPRTIIFDDLEIDPGFVQTVINFSDTMPSPAFAGFFMPSATFTISTVPEPSTYALILGGAVFLFLIQRKHNSKHS; from the coding sequence ATGCAATTCTCGCGCATTCGCTGGGTTGGTCATTTATCGGCCATTGCCCTAACTGCCACACTGGCTCCAACGGCCTCCGGCGCGTTGTTTTCCTTTGTTTACGATCTCCAGCCTACCGACGGGATTACAGCGCCAAACACCAATGGCTTTAACCCGGAAACTGGCGAGCTCTTCAACCTGATTGATTTCAATACGGGCTTACCGGTTGAAGGTGTCACCGGAGCGTTGCTGGGACCAATCGCAAGCGCCCATGCGCCAGAAATCATCGACCCGCTGAACGACGACGTTGCCGGTGTGCTGATTCCAGCAGCGTTTCCAAGCCCCTTCAATGCCGCGCTCCTTGTCTTTGATGGAGGACCGCTAAGTCCTACAAATGGCGGGAATGGCACGCTAACGGAAATCTCAATTACCTTTAAAGATGCAGGTGAGCCTATCACCTTTCAGGAGATCGACATTTTTGTGTATGGACCAGGCAATACCTTGCTCGCGTCGATGGAGAATATTGAGCTGGCCGACGAGGATATAGTGCCGCGAACCATCATTTTTGATGATCTGGAGATTGATCCCGGCTTTGTGCAGACGGTTATCAATTTCTCAGATACGATGCCATCCCCCGCGTTTGCAGGCTTTTTTATGCCGAGCGCCACGTTCACCATCTCAACGGTGCCCGAGCCCTCTACATATGCGCTGATACTGGGCGGGGCTGTCTTCCTTTTCCTCATTCAACGTAAACACAACTCAAAGCACTCATGA
- a CDS encoding cold shock domain-containing protein — protein MALNPQFFNHDAQAGGFDPHTHVGMDIDHFHQSQNILIEGKRGTGKTHILKMIDNYYMLNFNEHKILPVYVSLAQISEHAKKDSTQFRMHLYTHIVERCIETVKKHKKQIREEDSLLIKALTKLKSLFNIPASSQVDQTLDEIHELAEGLRQSLEFDLSSFDSASSQFRNRKSGASFKSSVKAKSPTFDGNVSLNLESEEFSGEDFKNSKNYVGSKLAHQNSEKFLVEFLKQIQIILDLNHSLLLIDECSEASVRAQVEVFRLFKTIRGASTLLPDRQWCVFFIGTVYPRGQTYYPTRERDEFSFEPGQDCAMEFIQWDETDLETYIKFFEDMTLRRAKHFLDMKGDFNSVQKELFESEETFRLAAYCANGIPRRFWDFVKRGYDPSRNCVLKSHVEFAVNEFTNNQLLSTGPLSEKDVEYTNYLIDRLIDRNNDIRHKNNKKERKNNSLPHTIYLSIARERVKAFDRLIMQGVFHDKSRMRTKAKNTIQPILSLDMSIAYSFDLIPRKRFVKTLTTDLPRSPQNGFHQALVVKDYLERQPTTKKGSNPINDRDKSHAKKKERSDAEHFGIIEFERGSFGFIEQEETESRIYFQSRSIKHDYTIASLNRKRVRFQLKDKGSGREAINIYKA, from the coding sequence ATGGCTCTTAATCCGCAATTCTTCAATCATGATGCCCAAGCCGGGGGCTTTGATCCACATACACACGTTGGAATGGACATCGATCATTTTCATCAAAGTCAGAATATACTTATTGAGGGAAAGCGTGGAACCGGGAAAACACACATCCTAAAGATGATCGATAATTATTATATGCTCAATTTCAATGAGCATAAAATTTTACCGGTCTATGTATCTTTGGCTCAGATAAGTGAACACGCCAAAAAGGATTCAACTCAATTTCGAATGCATCTATATACGCATATCGTAGAGCGATGCATCGAGACAGTTAAAAAGCATAAAAAACAAATACGCGAAGAAGATTCATTGCTGATCAAAGCACTGACCAAATTGAAATCTCTATTTAATATCCCGGCATCTTCCCAAGTTGATCAGACTTTAGATGAAATCCATGAACTTGCGGAAGGCTTACGCCAGAGCCTTGAATTCGACTTGTCTTCATTTGACTCAGCTTCAAGCCAATTTAGAAACAGAAAGTCCGGTGCTTCATTTAAATCCAGCGTAAAGGCCAAGTCGCCAACATTTGACGGAAATGTCTCTTTGAACTTAGAGTCAGAAGAATTTTCTGGAGAAGACTTTAAAAACTCCAAAAATTATGTTGGATCAAAACTCGCTCACCAAAATTCAGAAAAATTCCTAGTAGAATTTCTGAAGCAAATCCAAATTATCCTGGATTTAAATCACTCACTTCTACTAATTGATGAATGCTCTGAAGCAAGCGTGAGAGCTCAAGTTGAAGTCTTTAGGCTTTTTAAAACAATCCGTGGCGCATCAACACTTCTTCCAGATCGTCAATGGTGTGTATTTTTTATTGGCACTGTTTACCCAAGAGGGCAGACATACTACCCAACGCGCGAGCGTGATGAATTCAGCTTTGAACCTGGCCAAGATTGCGCAATGGAATTTATTCAGTGGGATGAAACCGACCTTGAGACGTACATAAAATTTTTCGAGGATATGACCCTGCGGCGGGCAAAGCATTTCCTCGATATGAAGGGGGACTTCAATAGCGTTCAAAAAGAGCTCTTTGAATCAGAGGAAACTTTCAGACTTGCCGCTTATTGTGCGAATGGAATTCCTAGACGCTTCTGGGATTTCGTAAAAAGAGGATATGATCCTTCTCGAAATTGCGTGCTAAAATCCCATGTGGAGTTTGCGGTCAACGAGTTTACTAACAATCAGTTACTATCAACCGGTCCGTTAAGCGAAAAAGACGTTGAATATACCAATTATCTAATAGATCGCCTTATTGACAGGAACAACGACATTCGTCACAAGAATAACAAAAAAGAAAGAAAAAATAATTCTTTGCCACACACAATTTACCTAAGCATAGCGAGAGAACGAGTAAAGGCATTTGATCGGTTAATCATGCAAGGTGTTTTTCATGACAAAAGCCGCATGAGAACGAAAGCAAAAAACACGATTCAACCTATTTTATCGTTGGACATGAGCATTGCATACTCATTTGATTTAATACCAAGAAAGAGATTTGTTAAAACGTTAACAACAGACCTTCCTCGGTCTCCTCAAAATGGTTTTCACCAGGCCCTTGTGGTTAAAGATTATTTGGAGCGCCAACCGACAACCAAAAAAGGCAGTAACCCCATTAATGATCGCGATAAAAGTCACGCTAAGAAGAAAGAAAGAAGCGATGCAGAACACTTTGGCATAATTGAATTTGAGCGAGGGTCATTTGGCTTTATAGAGCAAGAAGAAACAGAATCTCGAATATACTTTCAATCCAGAAGTATAAAGCATGACTATACCATTGCATCGTTAAATAGAAAACGTGTCAGATTTCAACTCAAAGATAAAGGGTCTGGACGTGAAGCGATCAATATCTACAAGGCGTAG